In a single window of the Pongo abelii isolate AG06213 chromosome 1, NHGRI_mPonAbe1-v2.0_pri, whole genome shotgun sequence genome:
- the FCER1A gene encoding high affinity immunoglobulin epsilon receptor subunit alpha isoform X3 — protein sequence MKKMAPAMESPTLLCVALLFFAPDGVLADWLLLQASAEVVMEGQPLFLRCHGWRNWDVYKVIYYKDGEALKYWYENHNISITNATVEDSGTYYCTGKVWQLDYESEPLNITVIKAQHEKYWLQFFIPLLVAILFAVDTGLFISTQQQVTFLLKIKRTRKGFKLLNPHPKPNPKNN from the exons ATGAAGAAGATGGCTCCTGCCATGGAATCCCCTACTCTACTGTGTGTAGCCTTACTGTTCTTCG CTCCAGATGGCGTGTTAGCAG ATTGGCTGCTCCTTCAGGCCTCTGCTGAGGTGGTGATGGAGGGTCAGCCCCTCTTCCTCAGGTGCCATGGTTGGAGGAACTGGGATGTGTACAAGGTGATCTATTACAAGGATGGTGAAGCTCTCAAGTACTGGTATGAGAACCACAACATCTCCATTACAAATGCCACAGTTGAAGACAGTGGAACCTACTACTGTACGGGCAAAGTGTGGCAGCTGGACTATGAGTCTGAGCCCCTCAACATTACTGTCATAAAAG CTCAGCATGAGAAGTACTGGCTACAATTTTTTATCCCATTGTTGGTGGCGATTCTGTTTGCTGTGGACACAGGATTATTTATCTCGACTCAGCAGCAGGTCACGTTTCTCTTGAAGATTAAGAGAACCAGGAAAGGCTTCAAACTTCTGAACCCACATCCTAAGCCAAACCCCAAAAACAACTGA
- the FCER1A gene encoding high affinity immunoglobulin epsilon receptor subunit alpha isoform X2, producing the protein MKKMAPAMESPTLLCVALLFFAPDGVLAVNSTKWFHNGSLSEETNSSLNIVNAKFEDSGEYKCQHQQVKESEPVYLEVFSDWLLLQASAEVVMEGQPLFLRCHGWRNWDVYKVIYYKDGEALKYWYENHNISITNATVEDSGTYYCTGKVWQLDYESEPLNITVIKAQHEKYWLQFFIPLLVAILFAVDTGLFISTQQQVTFLLKIKRTRKGFKLLNPHPKPNPKNN; encoded by the exons ATGAAGAAGATGGCTCCTGCCATGGAATCCCCTACTCTACTGTGTGTAGCCTTACTGTTCTTCG CTCCAGATGGCGTGTTAGCAG TCAATTCCACGAAATGGTTCCACAATGGCAGCCTTTCAGAAGAGACAAATTCAAGTTTGAATATTGTGAATGCCAAATTTGAGGACAGTGGAGAATACAAATGTCAGCACCAACAAGTTAAGGAGAGTGAACCTGTGTACCTGGAAGTCTTCAGTG ATTGGCTGCTCCTTCAGGCCTCTGCTGAGGTGGTGATGGAGGGTCAGCCCCTCTTCCTCAGGTGCCATGGTTGGAGGAACTGGGATGTGTACAAGGTGATCTATTACAAGGATGGTGAAGCTCTCAAGTACTGGTATGAGAACCACAACATCTCCATTACAAATGCCACAGTTGAAGACAGTGGAACCTACTACTGTACGGGCAAAGTGTGGCAGCTGGACTATGAGTCTGAGCCCCTCAACATTACTGTCATAAAAG CTCAGCATGAGAAGTACTGGCTACAATTTTTTATCCCATTGTTGGTGGCGATTCTGTTTGCTGTGGACACAGGATTATTTATCTCGACTCAGCAGCAGGTCACGTTTCTCTTGAAGATTAAGAGAACCAGGAAAGGCTTCAAACTTCTGAACCCACATCCTAAGCCAAACCCCAAAAACAACTGA
- the FCER1A gene encoding high affinity immunoglobulin epsilon receptor subunit alpha isoform X1: protein MKKMAPAMESPTLLCVALLFFAPDGVLAVPQKPMVSLNPPWNRIFKGENVTFTCNGNNFFEVNSTKWFHNGSLSEETNSSLNIVNAKFEDSGEYKCQHQQVKESEPVYLEVFSDWLLLQASAEVVMEGQPLFLRCHGWRNWDVYKVIYYKDGEALKYWYENHNISITNATVEDSGTYYCTGKVWQLDYESEPLNITVIKAQHEKYWLQFFIPLLVAILFAVDTGLFISTQQQVTFLLKIKRTRKGFKLLNPHPKPNPKNN, encoded by the exons ATGAAGAAGATGGCTCCTGCCATGGAATCCCCTACTCTACTGTGTGTAGCCTTACTGTTCTTCG CTCCAGATGGCGTGTTAGCAG TCCCTCAGAAACCTATGGTCTCCTTGAACCCTCCATGGAATAGAATATTTAAAGGAGAGAATGTGACTTTTACATGTAATGGGAACAATTTCTTTGAAGTCAATTCCACGAAATGGTTCCACAATGGCAGCCTTTCAGAAGAGACAAATTCAAGTTTGAATATTGTGAATGCCAAATTTGAGGACAGTGGAGAATACAAATGTCAGCACCAACAAGTTAAGGAGAGTGAACCTGTGTACCTGGAAGTCTTCAGTG ATTGGCTGCTCCTTCAGGCCTCTGCTGAGGTGGTGATGGAGGGTCAGCCCCTCTTCCTCAGGTGCCATGGTTGGAGGAACTGGGATGTGTACAAGGTGATCTATTACAAGGATGGTGAAGCTCTCAAGTACTGGTATGAGAACCACAACATCTCCATTACAAATGCCACAGTTGAAGACAGTGGAACCTACTACTGTACGGGCAAAGTGTGGCAGCTGGACTATGAGTCTGAGCCCCTCAACATTACTGTCATAAAAG CTCAGCATGAGAAGTACTGGCTACAATTTTTTATCCCATTGTTGGTGGCGATTCTGTTTGCTGTGGACACAGGATTATTTATCTCGACTCAGCAGCAGGTCACGTTTCTCTTGAAGATTAAGAGAACCAGGAAAGGCTTCAAACTTCTGAACCCACATCCTAAGCCAAACCCCAAAAACAACTGA
- the LOC100455202 gene encoding olfactory receptor 10J3, which translates to MPKSNSTFVTEFLFEGFSSFRWQHKLVFFVVFLTLYLLTLSGNVIIVTIIRLDHHLHTPMYFFLSMLSISETCYTVTIIPLMLSGLLNPHQPIATQSCATQLFFYLTFGINNYFLLTVMGYDRYGAICNPLRYSVIMGKRACIQLPSGSLGIGLGMAIVQVTSVFGLPFCDGFVISHFFCDVRPLLKLACTDATVNEIINFVVSVCVLVLPMGLVFISYVLIISTILKIASAEGRKKAFATCASHLTVVIIHYGCASIIYLKPKSQSSLGQDRLISVTYTVITPLLNPAVYSLRNKEVKDALHRAVGHCPCLLNEERL; encoded by the coding sequence ATGCCAAAGTCAAATTCCACTTTTGTGACTGAGTTCCTCTTTGAAGGTTTCTCCAGCTTCAGGTGGCAGCACAAACTTGTCTTCTTTGTTGTCTTTCTAACTTTGTACCTGCTGACTCTCTCTGGCAATGTGATTATTGTGACCATTATTCGCCTGGACCATCatctccacacccccatgtacttcttcctgaGCATGCTATCCATCTCTGAGACCTGCTACACTGTGACCATCATTCCCCTTATGCTTTCCGGTCTCTTGAATCCTCATCAGCCCATTGCCACCCAAAGCTGTGCTACTCAGCTCTTCTTCTATCTCACCTTTGGCATCAACAACTACTTCCTGCTCACAGTCATGGGATACGACCGCTATGGGGCCATCTGCAACCCCCTAAGGTATTCAGTCATCATGGGTAAGAGGGCCTGTATCCAATTGCCCTCTGGATCACTGGGGATTGGCCTTGGCATGGCCATTGTCCAAGTAACATCTGTGTTTGGCCTGCCATTCTGTGATGGCTTTGTCATCTCCCACTTCTTCTGTGATGTGAGACCCCTGCTGAAGCTGGCCTGCACAGACGCCACTGTCAATGAGATAATCAACTTTGTTGTCAGTGTCTGTGTCCTTGTTCTACCTATGGGCCTGGTCTTTATCTCCTATGTCCTCATCATCTCCACCATTCTTAAGATTGCCTCAGCTGAAGGTCGGAAGAAGGCCTTTGCCACCTGCGCCTCCCACCTCACAGTGGTCATCATCCACTATGGCTGTGCCTCCATCATCTACCTGAAGCCTAAGTCCCAGAGTTCCCTGGGACAGGACAGACTCATCTCAGTGACCTACACTGTCATCACTCCCCTACTGAACCCTGCTGTGTACAGCCTGAGGAACAAGGAGGTCAAAGATGCTCTGCATAGAGCCGTAGGGCATTGCCCCTGTCTCCTTAATGAAGAGAGGTTGTGA